Proteins encoded by one window of Nitrospiria bacterium:
- a CDS encoding M48 family metallopeptidase codes for MRGKWQGTFLDGKTPNPQKVSIRIMQTGLEITGEEASAFLWPFSEIRQTQGSYQGEPVRLERGGEIAETLQISDLAFLTDLHQKVPGLTLRFHNPGQRKLRVKLTVLAGVGAVALSGALYLWGIPSLVSVVTPYVPVSWEAQLGKGVFEELAPEKMRSNDPNLKEAIDKISDTLLASLKNQPYSFRIAVVDNAAFNALAAPGGYIIVYRGLLEETQSAEELAGVLAHEFQHVLKRHATKAILHYASTGILIAALTGDATGAMAFGVDIARSFGMRQYSRQTEREADEAGMKMILEAGIDPSGMISFFDSLQKQENGAPNLMKYFSTHPEAADRAQYLKSLADKSQAPVVPLFQQGEWEKIKNGFSGPGSH; via the coding sequence ATGCGAGGAAAGTGGCAAGGAACCTTCCTAGACGGAAAAACCCCAAACCCTCAAAAGGTCTCGATCCGAATTATGCAAACGGGTTTGGAGATCACGGGGGAGGAAGCAAGCGCTTTTCTTTGGCCTTTTTCCGAAATTCGCCAGACTCAAGGAAGTTATCAAGGGGAACCCGTTCGCCTTGAACGGGGCGGAGAGATTGCGGAAACCCTTCAAATCTCTGATCTTGCCTTTCTCACAGACCTGCATCAAAAGGTTCCTGGGTTAACCCTTCGTTTTCATAACCCGGGTCAACGAAAATTAAGAGTTAAACTGACCGTTTTGGCAGGCGTGGGGGCGGTTGCACTTTCGGGGGCCCTTTACCTGTGGGGCATTCCCTCCCTGGTTTCGGTGGTGACCCCTTATGTTCCTGTCTCTTGGGAAGCTCAACTGGGGAAGGGGGTTTTTGAAGAGCTCGCCCCAGAAAAAATGAGAAGCAACGATCCAAACCTCAAAGAAGCCATTGATAAAATTTCCGATACATTATTAGCCTCGCTTAAAAACCAACCCTATTCTTTTCGAATTGCCGTTGTAGATAATGCTGCCTTTAATGCCTTAGCCGCACCGGGAGGGTATATCATTGTGTATCGGGGATTATTGGAAGAAACACAATCCGCAGAGGAATTGGCGGGTGTTCTGGCTCATGAATTTCAACATGTATTAAAGCGACACGCAACAAAAGCCATTCTGCATTACGCTTCAACGGGAATTCTGATTGCCGCTTTGACTGGGGATGCCACCGGGGCAATGGCCTTTGGGGTGGATATTGCCCGGAGTTTTGGGATGCGGCAGTATAGTCGGCAGACGGAACGTGAAGCCGATGAAGCAGGGATGAAAATGATTTTAGAGGCGGGGATTGATCCCTCAGGGATGATCTCCTTTTTTGATTCACTTCAAAAACAGGAGAATGGGGCTCCGAATCTTATGAAATATTTCTCTACCCACCCTGAGGCGGCGGATCGGGCACAATATTTGAAATCACTGGCGGACAAATCTCAAGCGCCGGTGGTGCCGCTTTTTCAACAAGGTGAATGGGAGAAGATTAAAAATGGCTTTTCTGGTCCCGGGAGCCACTAA